A stretch of Paenibacillus mucilaginosus 3016 DNA encodes these proteins:
- a CDS encoding glycoside hydrolase family 95-like protein gives MEWKDGRLIRAALISRAGQPCRLSAGVPVEITADDGALLTVEAEGETIVRFPTEAGRRYEITAAAPNRAFEPPAVSSSAASHPSAAYQGGELQ, from the coding sequence ATGGAATGGAAGGACGGCAGGCTCATCCGTGCAGCGCTGATCTCCCGGGCGGGCCAGCCGTGCCGTCTGTCAGCGGGGGTGCCTGTCGAGATTACAGCGGATGACGGGGCGCTTCTCACCGTGGAGGCGGAAGGGGAGACGATCGTCCGGTTCCCGACCGAAGCGGGAAGGCGGTATGAAATCACCGCTGCCGCTCCGAATAGGGCATTCGAGCCTCCGGCCGTTTCATCTTCCGCCGCATCTCACCCCTCAGCCGCATATCAAGGAGGCGAACTGCAATGA
- a CDS encoding MGH1-like glycoside hydrolase domain-containing protein, translating to MLQAGRKSLRTLPGALLLGSTGARLWADYLDPVPGFEGRFDFIHKVNLPLLFAVRCSPAVTFEPCRTNWQPSHLSMEYEGSRLAFSERKFITWNDCAVSCQTWTNRSGEELVLRLDTYGEAFGQREGDRLNGAFSMEHFSFTITGVIAVSDRELLDGVRVPPGQSRTLIIAAAFGIQGVDEIQTLSERAASIAESGRTAEEVLAAQQNEYEAWFDHTPGFSSSDELLDRTWRYRWFLLRHNLADPKYGNLAHPLFYEGRSHKKSKTPFGKGGWEFSKLINLSVPLHTMDARWYHDPDYALGAYRNMMAAPGEDGMLSCLTVDTVMHSFANFGSWAVYQLFLVHPDRKAAEELLPALKRNTEAWCTVYGNERDALMIEYKHTRTGKEYQPSYWYFHDYPRNPKDKATYTPLKRVDRTVYHYLNLLGIAGLCEELGDPEAERYREQAEAVKADVLNKMWDGESQFFYDLHHETDEKALVKNIVGFYPAWARIIDERHDGLMEHLFNEQEFGTRCPFPSVSADCPAYAKEGGWMGHFVKGRNGCVWDGPTWPYTNSVTLDALAKESRRRGHRYDGEFGHYLREYAFLHFQYRDLNRPGLVEHYNSATGEALSDEQEYNHSYFIDLVVSHVAGLSVGREGIRLDPLDIGLDWFDLDRVKAAGTMLRITYRRSAETPLTPGAPEIEEGFRVYAHGRLVFQAPGLTGTELNWEVLNRQEPGTEGSGEQIPSRECCTYDPI from the coding sequence GTGCTCCAGGCCGGCAGGAAATCGCTCCGCACGCTGCCGGGAGCGCTCCTGCTCGGGTCCACAGGGGCCCGCTTGTGGGCGGATTATCTGGATCCGGTCCCCGGCTTCGAGGGACGCTTTGATTTTATCCACAAGGTGAACCTTCCTCTGCTGTTCGCGGTACGGTGCAGCCCTGCCGTCACCTTCGAGCCGTGCCGGACGAATTGGCAGCCGAGCCATCTGAGCATGGAGTACGAGGGGAGCCGGCTGGCCTTCTCCGAGCGCAAGTTCATCACCTGGAACGACTGTGCCGTCTCATGCCAGACATGGACGAACCGCAGCGGGGAGGAGCTGGTGCTTCGCCTCGACACCTACGGGGAGGCGTTCGGGCAGCGGGAGGGGGACCGGCTGAACGGGGCGTTCTCCATGGAGCACTTCAGCTTCACGATTACCGGAGTGATCGCCGTCAGCGACCGGGAGCTGCTGGACGGGGTCCGGGTGCCGCCCGGGCAGTCGCGGACCTTGATCATCGCCGCCGCCTTCGGCATCCAAGGGGTGGATGAGATCCAGACTCTCTCCGAACGCGCCGCCTCCATTGCGGAGAGCGGCAGAACCGCGGAGGAGGTGCTGGCGGCCCAGCAGAACGAATACGAAGCCTGGTTCGACCATACGCCCGGCTTCTCCAGCAGCGACGAGCTGCTCGACCGCACCTGGCGCTACCGCTGGTTCCTGCTGCGCCACAATCTCGCGGATCCGAAGTACGGCAACCTGGCCCACCCGCTGTTCTACGAGGGGCGGTCGCACAAGAAGAGCAAGACCCCCTTCGGCAAAGGGGGCTGGGAATTCAGCAAGCTGATTAACCTGTCCGTTCCCCTGCATACGATGGACGCCCGCTGGTACCATGATCCGGACTATGCGCTCGGCGCTTACCGCAATATGATGGCGGCTCCGGGAGAGGACGGCATGCTGAGCTGCCTGACCGTGGACACGGTGATGCATTCCTTCGCAAACTTCGGGAGCTGGGCGGTGTATCAGCTGTTCCTGGTCCACCCGGACCGCAAAGCGGCGGAGGAGCTGCTGCCTGCCCTGAAGCGGAATACCGAAGCCTGGTGTACCGTATACGGCAATGAGCGGGACGCCCTGATGATCGAATACAAGCATACGCGTACGGGCAAGGAATACCAGCCGAGCTACTGGTATTTTCACGACTACCCGAGGAATCCCAAGGACAAAGCGACATATACGCCGCTGAAGCGGGTGGACCGCACCGTGTATCACTACCTCAATCTCCTCGGCATTGCGGGGTTGTGCGAAGAACTCGGCGACCCGGAGGCGGAGCGGTACCGGGAGCAGGCGGAGGCGGTTAAGGCCGATGTGCTGAACAAAATGTGGGACGGCGAGTCGCAGTTCTTCTACGACCTGCACCACGAAACCGACGAGAAGGCGCTGGTCAAAAATATCGTCGGCTTCTATCCCGCCTGGGCCCGGATCATCGATGAACGCCATGACGGCTTGATGGAGCATCTGTTCAATGAGCAGGAGTTCGGCACGCGCTGCCCGTTCCCGTCCGTCTCGGCCGACTGCCCGGCTTATGCGAAGGAAGGCGGCTGGATGGGCCACTTCGTCAAGGGGCGCAACGGCTGTGTCTGGGACGGTCCGACCTGGCCGTATACGAATTCGGTCACATTGGATGCACTGGCGAAGGAGAGCAGGCGAAGAGGCCACCGCTATGACGGGGAGTTCGGCCACTACCTCCGTGAATATGCGTTCCTGCATTTTCAGTACCGCGACCTGAACCGTCCGGGGCTCGTCGAGCACTACAACAGCGCCACCGGCGAAGCCCTGAGTGATGAACAGGAATACAACCATTCGTATTTTATCGACCTCGTGGTGTCCCACGTCGCCGGCTTGTCCGTCGGCCGGGAAGGCATCAGGCTCGATCCGCTGGATATCGGGCTGGACTGGTTTGACCTGGACCGCGTGAAGGCGGCCGGCACGATGCTGCGGATCACTTACCGCCGGTCCGCAGAGACCCCGCTTACACCGGGGGCGCCCGAGATCGAAGAAGGCTTCCGGGTCTATGCCCATGGCCGGCTCGTGTTCCAGGCCCCCGGATTGACGGGGACGGAGCTGAACTGGGAAGTCCTGAACCGGCAGGAGCCGGGGACCGAAGGAAGCGGCGAACAAATACCAAGCAGGGAGTGCTGCACATATGACCCGATTTAA
- a CDS encoding sialidase family protein produces the protein MTVQLRVTEPCKEYIFEDERPFASCHASTIELLPDGGAVAAWFGGSKEGAGDVAIWVAHRGAQGGWTAPRLAAGYPGTPHWNPVLFRREDGTLLLYYKTGTRIEHWSTLVMKSTDDGHTWSGPAELVPGDRGGRGPVKNKPVRLADGTIAAPASLEPAWDSFVDLSPDGGRTWTRSGDVPMPADRSAFLGKGIIQPSLWESEPGCVHMLTRSTAGAVYRSDSADGGRTWCPAYATSLPNNNSGLDVAKLGDGTLALVCNPTRPEPGKLKGPRSPLVLLLSQDNGVSWYGETVIDEGEKQYSYPAIVARGSRVHVTYTWKRERIAYWSADLIP, from the coding sequence ATGACCGTTCAGCTGCGCGTAACCGAGCCGTGCAAGGAATATATCTTCGAAGACGAGCGGCCCTTCGCGAGCTGCCATGCGTCCACGATCGAGCTGCTGCCGGATGGCGGCGCCGTCGCGGCCTGGTTCGGCGGCTCGAAGGAAGGCGCCGGGGACGTGGCGATCTGGGTCGCGCACCGTGGCGCGCAGGGGGGATGGACCGCCCCGCGCCTGGCTGCAGGCTATCCCGGCACGCCCCATTGGAATCCGGTGCTCTTCCGCAGGGAAGACGGCACGCTGCTGCTCTACTACAAAACGGGCACCCGCATCGAGCATTGGTCCACGCTCGTGATGAAATCCACGGATGACGGACATACCTGGTCGGGGCCGGCCGAGCTGGTCCCTGGAGACCGGGGCGGGCGGGGGCCGGTCAAGAACAAGCCGGTCCGCCTGGCGGACGGCACTATCGCCGCACCGGCTTCCCTGGAGCCGGCCTGGGACTCCTTCGTCGATCTGTCACCGGACGGCGGACGGACGTGGACCCGGAGCGGTGACGTGCCGATGCCTGCGGACCGCAGTGCGTTTCTCGGCAAGGGCATCATCCAGCCGAGCCTGTGGGAGTCGGAGCCGGGCTGCGTGCACATGCTCACCCGGAGCACGGCCGGCGCCGTCTACCGCAGCGACTCCGCCGATGGGGGACGCACCTGGTGTCCGGCTTACGCGACCTCCCTGCCGAATAATAACAGCGGCCTCGACGTGGCGAAGCTGGGGGACGGCACGCTGGCGCTGGTCTGCAATCCGACCCGGCCGGAGCCCGGCAAGCTCAAGGGGCCGAGATCGCCCCTGGTGCTTCTGCTCTCGCAGGACAACGGCGTCAGCTGGTATGGGGAAACGGTGATCGATGAAGGGGAGAAGCAGTATTCGTATCCCGCGATCGTCGCACGGGGCAGCAGGGTGCATGTGACCTATACCTGGAAAAGGGAGCGGATCGCCTACTGGTCTGCGGATCTGATCCCCTGA